In Myxocyprinus asiaticus isolate MX2 ecotype Aquarium Trade chromosome 16, UBuf_Myxa_2, whole genome shotgun sequence, a single window of DNA contains:
- the LOC127453772 gene encoding twist-related protein-like isoform X1 — MPEEPARDSSSSPVSPVDSLSNSDGEPDRPPKRSTRKRRSSRKNGEDSDSSTQGKKGKKSSNSSSSPQSFEELQTQRVMANVRERQRTQSLNEAFAALRKIIPTLPSDKLSKIQTLKLAARYIDFLYQVLQSDELDSKMASCSYVAHERLSYAFSVWRMEGAWSMSASH; from the coding sequence ATGCCCGAAGAGCCCGCGCGAGACTCCTCCAGTTCACCCGTGTCTCCAGTGGACAGCCTCAGCAACAGCGACGGAGAGCCCGACAGGCCACCTAAGAGATCCACGAGGAAAAGACGGTCAAGCAGAAAAAACGGGGAGGATTCCGATAGCTCGACCCAGGGGAAAAAGGGGAAGAAGtccagcaacagcagcagcagccctCAGTCTTTTGAAGAGCTGCAGACTCAGCGCGTGATGGCGAACGTGCGCGAGCGACAGAGGACGCAATCGCTCAACGAGGCTTTCGCAGCTTTGCGCAAAATCATCCCCACTTTACCGTCCGATAAACTGAGCAAAATACAGACGCTTAAACTCGCAGCCAGGTACATCGATTTTCTCTATCAGGTTCTACAGAGTGACGAGCTGGACTCCAAGATGGCAAGTTGTAGTTATGTTGCTCACGAGCGCTTGAGCTACGCGTTCTCGGTTTGGAGGATGGAGGGCGCTTGGTCCATGTCTGCATCTCACTAG
- the LOC127453772 gene encoding twist-related protein-like isoform X2 has protein sequence MPEEPARDSSSSPVSPVDSLSNSDGEPDRPPKRSTRKRRSSRKNGEDSDSSTQGKKGKKSSNSSSSPQSFEELQTQRVMANVRERQRTQSLNEAFAALRKIIPTLPSDKLSKIQTLKLAAR, from the exons ATGCCCGAAGAGCCCGCGCGAGACTCCTCCAGTTCACCCGTGTCTCCAGTGGACAGCCTCAGCAACAGCGACGGAGAGCCCGACAGGCCACCTAAGAGATCCACGAGGAAAAGACGGTCAAGCAGAAAAAACGGGGAGGATTCCGATAGCTCGACCCAGGGGAAAAAGGGGAAGAAGtccagcaacagcagcagcagccctCAGTCTTTTGAAGAGCTGCAGACTCAGCGCGTGATGGCGAACGTGCGCGAGCGACAGAGGACGCAATCGCTCAACGAGGCTTTCGCAGCTTTGCGCAAAATCATCCCCACTTTACCGTCCGATAAACTGAGCAAAATACAGACGCTTAAACTCGCAGCCAG GTGA